The sequence GGGCGCGGTCGTCCCGATGAACCCCCAGTACAAGGCCCGCGAGATCGGTCACATGCTCGAGGACAGTGAGGCACAGGCCGTCATCGGCCTCGCCGACCTCGTCCCCTTCGTCCAGGCGGTCCGGGACGACGAGGACGTCGACGACAGCGTCGAGACGGTCGTCTCGGTCGGTGGCGAGGCCGAGGGCGCGACCCCGTTCGAGGAGTTCCTGGCCGAGGAGCCCATGGAGACCGTCGACCGCGCGGACGACGACGTCGCCGCCCAGCCGTACACCTCCGGCACGACCGGCACGCCCAAGGGGGTCCTGCTGACCCACCACAACCTCGGGTGGATGACCCGCCACGCCGGTGACGTGATGGAGGAGGACTACGGCCCCGAGGACAAGCTGCTCGGCGTCCTGCCCCTGTTTCACATCTACGGGATGACCGTCGTCATGAACGCCGGCCTCTACAACGGGTCGACGTACTACCCGATGCCCGAGTGGGACGCCGAGGAGGCCCTCTCGCTGATCGAGAGCGAGGGGATCACCATCATGCACGGCGTCCCCGCGATGTACAACGACATCATCAACACGCCCGGCGCCGCCGACTACGACCTCTCCTCGCTGCGCTTTGTCAACTCCGGCGGGTCGTCGATCCCCATCGAGGTCATCGACCGCTTCGAGGAGATGTACGACCTCCAACTCAACGAGGGGTACGGGCTCACGGAGACCAGCCCGATCACCCACGCCAACCGCCCCGGCGCCCGCCGGAAGGGTTCCATCGGGAAGTCGATCCCCGGCGTCGACGCGAAGGTCGTCGACGACGACTTCGAGGAGATGCCCCGGGTCGAAGCGGGCCCCATCGACGAGGACGACTACGACCTCTCGGAGATCGTCGGCGAGATCGTCGTCTCCGGCCCCAACGTGATGAAGGGCTACCACGGCCGCCCGGAGGCGAACGCGGAGGCGTTCACCGAGGCCGAGGGCAAGACGTGGTTCCACACGGAGGACCTCGGCTACTGGGACGAGGACGGCTTCTTCTACGTCATCGACCGGGAGAAGCACATGATCGTCACCGGCGGCTACAACGTCTACCCCCGGGAGGTGGAGGAACTCCTCTTCGAGCACCCCGACGTGGCCGACGCGGCCGTCGTCGGCATCCCCGACGAGCGCCGCGGCGAGACGGTGAAAGCGTTCGTCGTCCCGACGCCCGACGCCGAGGCGACTCCCGAGGACATCAAGGAGTACTGCCTGGACAACATGGCCGCCTACAAACACCCCCGCGAGGTCGAGTTCGTCGACGAACTCCCCCGGACGACGACGGGGAAGGTCCAGAAGTTCGAGCTGCGCGAGGCCGAGCAGGAGACGCCCGACTGAGCGAAGCGAAGGAGAAGTCTCCGGACGACCGAGCGGCGACCGCAGGGAGCCGCGAGGCCGAGCAGAGCGAGGT comes from Salinirussus salinus and encodes:
- a CDS encoding long-chain-fatty-acid--CoA ligase, which gives rise to MTNLVTDVAETVDAYPDQPAVSFRGREMTYEQFWHQTGQLAKALTDAGLEPGDRVGVYLPNLPQFVVSYYGVLRAGGAVVPMNPQYKAREIGHMLEDSEAQAVIGLADLVPFVQAVRDDEDVDDSVETVVSVGGEAEGATPFEEFLAEEPMETVDRADDDVAAQPYTSGTTGTPKGVLLTHHNLGWMTRHAGDVMEEDYGPEDKLLGVLPLFHIYGMTVVMNAGLYNGSTYYPMPEWDAEEALSLIESEGITIMHGVPAMYNDIINTPGAADYDLSSLRFVNSGGSSIPIEVIDRFEEMYDLQLNEGYGLTETSPITHANRPGARRKGSIGKSIPGVDAKVVDDDFEEMPRVEAGPIDEDDYDLSEIVGEIVVSGPNVMKGYHGRPEANAEAFTEAEGKTWFHTEDLGYWDEDGFFYVIDREKHMIVTGGYNVYPREVEELLFEHPDVADAAVVGIPDERRGETVKAFVVPTPDAEATPEDIKEYCLDNMAAYKHPREVEFVDELPRTTTGKVQKFELREAEQETPD